The window ATATTCTAcaataatttacattaatacattattttaatcatattcatctatttactttaatgtcttatcatttatatttagcaCTATGTAGGATACTTACTTCACTATTCCTATGGACAGTCATATTTGGCATTGTCTTTGGCTCTTTGATAATAATCCTTCctctatataataaagaactATCATATACAATTATGGATTATATAGAAAAGCACACAGGTATATTTCTGAAAACTTATCAAAGGTATGGCAcagaattattacaaaataaaagcCAGATTTTAATGAAATGGATGAATCATGCTTGCAAGactataaatgatatttacaaTGGTTACAATTTAACAgatattatctaatattatctataacaatatatattgtagCCTTTGTTTGTAATATCATTAACCTGTGCGTGACATCAGATATAACTCAGACAggatgtattttattatacattatttttcttaaatttattttagctCATGATTCACCACTTACCAGTAGAATGGCACATAACACTTttgatatattacattttaactattatatgatttatttttataaaataatgcaCATTCagtgttattgtaattttttttcttttttcatattatatcaaATCATAGGTATTTTTACTGTTGTAAGTATAATATCTACATGGTATATATGGATTATTTTTTAGAGATGTACGAAcagggaaagaaataaaatttcgtatataatattaacatattatagTCTGTTCCAATCATTTACATCTCAGGACGATGTATTTAATCCATAAGTTTTGTTCATGGATGTCGTTGGTACTGCCCTTGGAGATACTTTACCAAATGAATTCtccattttattaattaatttctgaaACGTATTCTTCCGAGAAAAATTTTGTTGTTCTTCATAACAATCAAGATCTGTAATCTCGTTAGATACTCTCTTATTTGTTACAGAACCGATGGAATCACTTGATCTATGCTTTCTGCTAGTTACAAATCTATTCCATGACCTTTTATCTGGACTAATAGATGTTCTCGAAAGATCTTGATCCTTGTTCTCCTCTGATATTTCTTTCTGACGTGCCGTGAAATTTGCTAAAATAGCTACGTCGTCATAAATTTGTTCTTCCGTTTGAGATGATTCAACTTGTTGCCACGTATTGTTTCTCGGTAACTTATAATGTTCACAGTCGTTCGATATCCTTTTCTCAAGCTTTTGAATATCAGATTGCATTTGTTGCTGTTGGAACGAAtgcataatttttaatataaatgtaagtaTAGAGATAATTCTATCGTCATAtacttacattttttttctcatgacATCCGTTAACATCATCATAAAATTCTTCTTGAACAGGCAAGATTATTGTTGGTGGCTTATATGCAGGTCTCGGTGGCTTATATACAGGTCTCGGTGCTGGCGGACAAGTATATTCGGGCATTTCATTGGACGTGGACGTTTCTTTAATAATCAAATCAGAGACATCGTCGTACGTAGTCATTTCCTTTTCCTGAATAATTTGCGAAGGCGGCGTCAATGTTTCTCGTTGAGCGActattatcttctcttttttttgtggcgattctttcttatttctcattctatccaaaaatgattttttattcggtgttttcttttgtacttcttcatttttatccttCGCCTTATTATCAGGCGATGAAGCATTTATCAGGGTCTATATAagtagagaaaaggaaaaaattgaaaatatattttaaattttacatatcgagtgaattacaaattttaatcttaCCTCAACGTCATCATATGATACCAATGAGGTTGGTGTCTGTGATTCATTAAAGTTGATGACATTTTCTTGAAGAGAttcacaattctttttttcttttataacagAGGAGCTGCTTATATCGTCGTAAGTTTCATCAAAAcgtatcatttcattttccatTGTATTAGATACATTCTCCTCTTTCAATTTAGATTTCGTATGTTTACGATTTTTTCCTAGAATCGTTTGGACGTCATCGTAAGCAGCagtaattttcttcgatttttcaaCAATTGTCGTCTCCTTTTGATTCTTCGACACTAAGTTCTGATAACACGTACCATCACCGAGATCTTCTATTTTGTGATAAATATCATCTTCGTCGTCCATCATCTCATACGACGAGATTATATTACTCGGAGGTAACGATGGAAGTTTTCGTGATATACGAATTGGTAACGGAGGAGGACTCGTATTCTCACTCGTTTGAACTTTGCTTTCATGATCAGGTTCAATGGTCTTATTCTCGTTAATGTTCAAGAAGGTCGTTTGTAATTTCGTTGAATCTACGAGACGATCTTTTGCAATAATCTCGTCCGTTTCATTAACTATTCCAGAGGAAGATACCAAAGATACATCTTCTTTTGTATTAAGTCCAAGATCAAGTTTGATCTCGTTAGAACCAACCTGACAAACCATGGCAAcccattgttccatatcttttGGCGTTCTTGCGATAAACTATTAATAAGGATATATCATAGATGAATGAAGGAAGAAgtaggaaaaagaacaaaaagaaataaagataattcaaTCTCTCTTACTTGTAATGTTTTATTACCAGgtttgaaaatttcaaatgcTGCCTCGCTTCTTTTTTGATCACGTGGAACAATATTAGGCGCTGGTCGACCAGAATAACCGCGAATTCCTTGAATACTGTAAGGCTTATTACTTCGTTCGTTTCCGTAGATCAACAAATGACTTCCTACCAATGCTGAGAGAGAACACGTcaagaatttcatttaaatatggCTAAACGCAGAAAGAGAggatacaattatttatatttgtagatattgatatatttgtatatatatatacttgccGACCCAATTGATTCGATATTGttcaaaaacaaataattttttgccTTCCTTGCGAAATAATGGTCCACATTTTAAAGATTTGCTTTTTGCCTGTGCACCAGATAAAttggaataaatattaatgagcGCGTTCTCTTGATATTCTccaagttctttctttttatcatcctCGGTCATCAATCGGAATGTttcgtaataatcataatgtatTTGGGATATAGGACGGTTTTGACTTTGAGATATCGTTTCTTCCATACCGACATACTCTTGCACGTCGGATACATTTGTTTCTCCAATATTCAAGGGTAACAAACCTTTTGAGCTAGCATTCATATGGAGATAATGTTCGGTTGACGATGCTGTACTTTCGGTTCCCGTAAAAACACTCAAGGCGTTTTTAGATCGTAACAATAAATTCTCTCGTATGGTCTCCATTGTACCCGATAAATTTGCTTCTCGAAGAAATTCGAGAAATTGTACGATCTCTGcgaattatgataatgatcaaaaattaaaaaaataaaaaaataatttcagtcaatcaataagactaataaaataaataatttttttagtcGACCTAAgtgaaatcaataaaaataatataattaaatagaataaaaaattcttttagccgagtaagaacaaaaaaaaaagaacattttttagtcgactaatgaaattaaaaagatgaagataaaCACGAAATTCCTTTAATTGACTGAAGAAATTAGactgaagaaaataaagaagtctTTTAGTTTAATTAACACGTACCATGAAGTATAACAGTGAGTTCTGCGTCAAGGcccatttttctttcacgcGTTGTCTACTCGTGGAACGtaaagtattgttattgtttccaCTTTTTAACGACGTTGATTTTTGTCCAAACGATTACACATCGAGATTCTATTCGATGAATATAATCATTACGTCTATAAGCATCGTCTTGGATCAAACAATTGAGTATACACTAATATAGTGTAGTCTATTGTTTTTaacacttaaaaaaaaaaatagaaagtaacGAATTTCATGAAaactcaaaataaaaaaaagaaaagaaaataatctacGGATAAACGAATTTTACAAacaatattactattgtcttTGTTATATTTGATTCGTACATTTAATTCGACAGGAAGAAGGTATCTCTGGATAAGacttatcaaaatatttacatatggacttatcaaatattataaaagaaatattctcttCAATaagtttatatcttttattttattttgttctgccccccccctttttttatacttaattTCCTCGTATGAAaagttaaatgaaatttaattaaacgagacaaatttttcaatcaaattttcgtaaatcatttctatccacatatattatgataaaatattccttatcatttctttttatgtatttttgtttattttaattaatttctaagtgtaaaaagtcgaaaaaaaattcacgataggaaataagaaatttaaatgaaaccaatttcaattttgattcgtatatattaaaatcataaaaagaaagagaaggacagagagggagagagagagagagagagagagagagagagagagagagagaaaaactgacagacagacagacagacagacagatagacagaggatagatagaaagatcgcatcctttttttattgtttcaacGAAAACACGATGTCTAACGAACGACGATGGAACATTTCCATGTAATAATTCGATGACTTGCTTAAAACTTAAACATACGTATTTTACCGGTCAAGGATCATTCACTatgtaacgatataataataataatttatatatttctcttactAAGTTATTCACTTTGCACGATGTTTAATTAACTTTGTCATAATTCTTTCGGAGTCACTATGCATTtacgaagaataaaatatttaatatttcatattattgtcataatatcataagagaatattatttttatcaaactcGTCACGATTAATGTCATTCTCGATGATggataaattgaatttatctGATATCACTGGTGAATACGTTTGATACGTTCTCGAACACAACTAATATTGATACTTGTCACGAATACTCATTTTCAATCGTTACTACCTCTCACTTCGAATGGAAAGAAACTCACTTTGCGTGTCTCCTTTCGGCTTACATTTACGTAGAactaacatatacatatatcgttgAAATTCGATGGGCGATGTCTACAAATGCGGGAGCTTAGACTCCCGCaaagactctctctctctctctctctctttccctctctctttctatttctctctctctctctctttctttctctctctctctctctctctctctctctctctctctctttctgctaTTTTACACGCCTTAACTTCTGATCCTCCTGTACAGTTCTCTTTAACGAGCTGACTCAGAACCTCGGCGCGCTTCTTCCTTTTGTCCCTCCACACTCTATGCCGCAATCATTTTCAACGACTGCAACGACTGACGAGAACGAAGATGACAATGTCGTTGCCACTGCCTCCGAGCTTCCTAACTTCAACTAACTTAcaacgagagagagcgagagagagagagagagagagagagagagagagagagagagaagcgttaATTGATTTCAATTCTGATTAATTGCCGGAGTAAAAAGATGATATTTGTCTTAATCTTTTGAAATGAAACatcgtttcctttctcttttttcttcctttctttctttctttttttttatttcttacattTGTTAAATctaagatttaaaaaagatatatatatatatatatatatatttatttaattcataatgcaagtctttttttacatattgtatataaataaataaataaataaataaataaaatacggtatatatattacggtgtatatatattaaaagtaaacgCGTAAAAAGAGACGAGATATGATCCAAATAATTCATT is drawn from Vespa crabro chromosome 10, iyVesCrab1.2, whole genome shotgun sequence and contains these coding sequences:
- the LOC124427229 gene encoding uncharacterized protein LOC124427229, with the protein product MGLDAELTVILHEIVQFLEFLREANLSGTMETIRENLLLRSKNALSVFTGTESTASSTEHYLHMNASSKGLLPLNIGETNVSDVQEYVGMEETISQSQNRPISQIHYDYYETFRLMTEDDKKKELGEYQENALINIYSNLSGAQAKSKSLKCGPLFRKEGKKLFVFEQYRINWVALVGSHLLIYGNERSNKPYSIQGIRGYSGRPAPNIVPRDQKRSEAAFEIFKPGNKTLQFIARTPKDMEQWVAMVCQVGSNEIKLDLGLNTKEDVSLVSSSGIVNETDEIIAKDRLVDSTKLQTTFLNINENKTIEPDHESKVQTSENTSPPPLPIRISRKLPSLPPSNIISSYEMMDDEDDIYHKIEDLGDGTCYQNLVSKNQKETTIVEKSKKITAAYDDVQTILGKNRKHTKSKLKEENVSNTMENEMIRFDETYDDISSSSVIKEKKNCESLQENVINFNESQTPTSLVSYDDVETLINASSPDNKAKDKNEEVQKKTPNKKSFLDRMRNKKESPQKKEKIIVAQRETLTPPSQIIQEKEMTTYDDVSDLIIKETSTSNEMPEYTCPPAPRPVYKPPRPAYKPPTIILPVQEEFYDDVNGCHEKKNQQMQSDIQKLEKRISNDCEHYKLPRNNTWQQVESSQTEEQIYDDVAILANFTARQKEISEENKDQDLSRTSISPDKRSWNRFVTSRKHRSSDSIGSVTNKRVSNEITDLDCYEEQQNFSRKNTFQKLINKMENSFGKVSPRAVPTTSMNKTYGLNTSS